One region of Streptomyces leeuwenhoekii genomic DNA includes:
- a CDS encoding beta-galactosidase: protein MPETTPAGLTRLAFGGDYNPEQWPEEVWQEDVRLMREAGVTMVSVGIFSWALLEPAPGEYDFGWLDRVLDLLHENGIRVDLGTPTVVPPAWFYRTHPEALPVTAEGVRYAFGSRGAICHSNADYRAAAARITTELAERYGAHPALAMWHVHNEYGVPVSACYCDSCAAHFRRWLTETYGTVEAVNEAWGTAFWGQRYGDFSEIDPPRLTPTVGNPAQALDYRRFADATMRENFVAERDILHRLSPGVPVTTNFMTALSQCDSVDYWAWGREVDLVTNDHYLITDGRRTHVNLAMAADLTRSVAGGAPWLLLEHSTSGVNWQPRNPAKAPGQMARNSLAHVARGSEGALFFQWRQSRRGAEKFHSAMVPHGGTDTRVWREVVELGATLDTLSEIRGTRTEADVAMLWDWHSWWAQTLPWRPSEDHDARERADAFYEALYDRHLTVDFARPEADLSAYPLVVVPALYLMTRAAGANLRRYVEAGGTLVVSYFSGIVDEHDAVHEGAHPGALRDVLGLTVEEFSPLQAGERVRLTAPGGPELDGDVWTEFVVPRGAETVWTYADGLAAGRPAVTRHRLGEGTAWYVSTRLGAEGLDAVLDRAARDARIAPRAELPRDVEVVRRTGASGSYLFAVNHTASDVKVPLEVPGTDVLTGEHAAGRLAVPAGAVRVVRLDG, encoded by the coding sequence ATGCCGGAGACCACCCCCGCAGGGCTGACCAGGCTCGCCTTCGGCGGGGACTACAACCCCGAGCAGTGGCCGGAAGAGGTCTGGCAGGAGGACGTCCGGCTGATGCGGGAGGCCGGCGTCACCATGGTGAGCGTCGGGATCTTCTCCTGGGCGCTGCTGGAACCGGCGCCGGGGGAGTACGACTTCGGCTGGCTCGACCGGGTCCTGGACCTGCTGCACGAGAACGGCATCCGCGTCGACCTCGGCACGCCCACCGTGGTGCCGCCCGCGTGGTTCTACCGGACCCACCCCGAGGCCCTGCCGGTGACCGCCGAGGGCGTGCGGTACGCGTTCGGCTCCCGCGGCGCCATCTGCCACAGCAACGCCGACTACCGCGCCGCCGCCGCGCGCATCACCACCGAGCTCGCCGAGCGCTACGGCGCCCACCCGGCGCTGGCGATGTGGCATGTCCACAACGAGTATGGCGTGCCCGTCTCGGCCTGCTACTGCGACTCCTGCGCCGCCCACTTCCGCCGCTGGCTGACGGAGACGTACGGCACGGTCGAGGCGGTCAACGAGGCGTGGGGCACGGCCTTCTGGGGCCAGCGCTACGGGGACTTCTCGGAGATCGACCCGCCGCGCCTGACGCCCACGGTCGGCAACCCGGCCCAGGCGCTGGACTACCGCCGGTTCGCCGACGCCACCATGCGCGAGAACTTCGTGGCGGAGCGGGACATCCTGCACCGCCTCTCACCCGGCGTCCCGGTCACCACCAACTTCATGACGGCGCTGAGCCAGTGCGACTCCGTCGACTACTGGGCCTGGGGCCGCGAGGTCGACCTCGTCACCAACGACCACTACCTGATCACCGACGGCCGCCGCACCCACGTCAACCTGGCGATGGCCGCCGACCTGACCCGCTCCGTCGCCGGCGGCGCGCCCTGGCTGCTGCTGGAGCACTCCACCTCGGGCGTCAACTGGCAGCCCCGCAACCCGGCCAAGGCCCCCGGCCAGATGGCCCGCAACTCCCTCGCCCACGTCGCCCGCGGCTCCGAGGGCGCCCTGTTCTTCCAGTGGCGCCAGTCCCGGCGCGGCGCCGAAAAGTTCCACTCGGCGATGGTCCCGCACGGCGGCACGGACACCCGGGTGTGGCGCGAGGTCGTCGAACTGGGCGCCACGCTCGACACCCTCTCCGAGATCCGTGGCACCCGCACCGAGGCGGACGTGGCGATGCTGTGGGACTGGCACTCCTGGTGGGCGCAGACGCTTCCGTGGCGCCCCAGCGAGGACCACGACGCGCGCGAACGCGCCGACGCCTTCTACGAGGCCCTCTACGACCGTCACCTCACGGTGGACTTCGCCCGCCCCGAGGCCGATCTGTCGGCGTACCCCCTGGTCGTCGTCCCCGCCCTGTACCTGATGACGCGGGCGGCCGGGGCCAATCTGCGCCGGTACGTCGAAGCGGGCGGCACCCTGGTGGTGTCCTACTTCTCCGGCATCGTCGACGAGCACGACGCCGTCCACGAGGGCGCCCACCCGGGCGCGCTGCGCGACGTCCTGGGGCTGACGGTGGAGGAGTTCTCACCGCTTCAGGCAGGGGAGCGGGTGCGGCTGACCGCCCCGGGCGGCCCGGAGCTCGACGGGGACGTGTGGACGGAGTTCGTCGTGCCGCGCGGCGCCGAGACCGTGTGGACGTACGCCGACGGCCTGGCCGCCGGCCGTCCGGCCGTCACCCGCCACCGCCTCGGCGAGGGCACCGCCTGGTACGTCTCCACCCGCCTGGGCGCCGAGGGGCTGGACGCCGTGCTGGACCGGGCCGCGCGGGACGCCCGGATCGCCCCCCGTGCCGAGCTGCCGCGCGATGTGGAAGTGGTGCGCCGCACCGGCGCGTCCGGCAGCTACCTGTTCGCCGTCAACCACACCGCGTCGGACGTCAAGGTGCCGCTGGAGGTCCCCGGCACCGACGTGCTGACCGGCGAGCACGCCGCGGGCCGCCTCGCGGTCCCGGCGGGAGCCGTCCGGGTCGTACGACTCGACGGCTGA
- a CDS encoding LacI family DNA-binding transcriptional regulator, with protein MTMSNTGGRRRPPTIHDVARVAGVSRGTVSRVLNGGHYVSPAAQEAVNAAIRKTGYVVNRHARSLITGRSDSVGFLLTEPQERFFEDPNFNVLLRGCTQALAAHDIPLLLMLAGTDDERRRITRYITAGHVDGVLLVSSHSGDPVAEELRAAGVPLVACGKPIGLGSKVSYVAADDRDGARDMVRHLLALGRRRIGMVTGPLDTPGGVERLAGYKEVLAGAGVPLDEDLIVSGDYSRASGEAGAERLLAQAPDMDAVFVASDLMAQGVLTALQRAGRRVPEDVAVGGFDDSPAAVAASPELTTIRQPWDRISAEMVRVLLAQIGGEDPAAVILPTELVQRQST; from the coding sequence ATGACCATGAGCAACACGGGGGGCCGGCGCAGACCGCCGACGATCCATGACGTGGCCCGCGTGGCGGGGGTTTCGCGGGGCACCGTCTCGCGGGTGCTCAACGGCGGGCACTACGTCAGCCCGGCCGCGCAGGAGGCCGTCAACGCCGCCATCCGCAAGACGGGTTACGTCGTCAACCGGCACGCCCGCTCGCTGATCACGGGCCGGTCGGACTCGGTCGGCTTCCTGCTGACCGAGCCGCAGGAGCGGTTCTTCGAGGACCCCAACTTCAACGTCCTGCTGCGCGGCTGCACCCAGGCGCTGGCCGCGCACGACATCCCGCTGCTGCTGATGCTGGCCGGGACGGACGACGAACGGCGGCGCATCACCCGGTACATCACCGCCGGGCACGTCGACGGGGTGCTGCTGGTCTCCAGCCACTCCGGTGACCCCGTCGCCGAGGAGCTGCGGGCGGCGGGCGTGCCGCTGGTGGCGTGCGGCAAGCCGATCGGGCTGGGATCCAAGGTGAGCTATGTGGCGGCCGACGACCGGGACGGCGCCCGCGACATGGTGCGGCACCTGCTCGCGCTCGGACGGCGGCGGATCGGCATGGTCACCGGCCCGCTGGACACCCCGGGCGGGGTGGAGCGCCTCGCCGGCTACAAGGAGGTGCTCGCCGGGGCGGGGGTCCCCCTCGACGAGGATCTCATCGTCTCCGGCGACTACAGCAGGGCCAGCGGCGAGGCGGGCGCCGAACGGCTGCTGGCCCAAGCGCCGGACATGGACGCCGTGTTCGTGGCCTCCGACCTGATGGCGCAGGGCGTGCTGACGGCGTTGCAGCGGGCCGGGCGCCGGGTCCCGGAGGACGTCGCGGTCGGCGGCTTCGACGACTCGCCCGCCGCGGTCGCCGCCAGCCCCGAGCTGACCACCATCCGTCAGCCCTGGGACCGCATCAGCGCCGAGATGGTGCGGGTGCTGCTCGCCCAGATCGGCGGGGAGGACCCGGCGGCGGTGATCCTGCCGACGGAGCTGGTCCAGCGGCAGTCCACCTGA
- a CDS encoding carbohydrate ABC transporter permease codes for MTSTTARRRPYGAGTAPYAHPSPATARKGTLRAPYLFVLPAALLFLLFFALPIGYAVWLSFRKVKVSGLGLGAGARTEVWAGLENYTDALSDSELLNGALRVLGYGCVVVPVMLGLALLFALMLDSEKVRFTPVTRLAIFLPYAIPGVVAALLWGFLYLPDVSPFYFVLDKLGLPQPDLLDGGPLYLALSNIAVWGGTGFNMIVIYTALRAVPAEVYEAAKLDGATPLQIALRIKIPMVAPSLVLTFFFSIIATVQVFNEPTTLKPLTNSVSTTWSPLMKVYQDAFGKGDIHAAAAQATLIALATLVLSFGFLRAANSRNKQEAAR; via the coding sequence GTGACCAGCACCACCGCACGCCGGAGGCCGTACGGGGCCGGGACCGCCCCGTACGCCCACCCGTCACCCGCCACCGCCCGCAAGGGAACCCTGCGGGCCCCCTACCTCTTCGTCCTGCCCGCGGCCCTGCTGTTCCTCCTCTTCTTCGCCCTGCCCATCGGCTACGCGGTCTGGCTGAGCTTCCGCAAGGTGAAGGTGTCCGGTCTCGGGCTGGGCGCCGGGGCCCGCACGGAGGTGTGGGCCGGGCTGGAGAACTACACCGACGCCCTCTCCGACAGCGAGCTGCTGAACGGGGCGCTGCGCGTCCTCGGTTACGGCTGTGTGGTCGTGCCGGTGATGCTGGGCCTCGCCCTGCTGTTCGCGCTGATGCTGGACTCGGAGAAGGTGCGGTTCACCCCGGTCACCCGGCTCGCGATCTTCCTGCCGTACGCCATTCCCGGCGTCGTCGCGGCGCTACTGTGGGGCTTCCTGTACCTGCCCGACGTGAGCCCGTTCTACTTCGTGCTCGACAAGCTGGGCCTGCCGCAGCCGGACCTGCTCGACGGCGGTCCCCTCTATCTCGCCCTGTCGAACATCGCGGTGTGGGGCGGCACCGGCTTCAACATGATCGTCATCTACACCGCGCTGCGGGCCGTCCCGGCGGAGGTCTACGAGGCGGCGAAGCTGGACGGGGCCACCCCGCTCCAGATCGCGCTGCGGATCAAGATCCCGATGGTGGCGCCCTCCCTGGTGCTCACCTTCTTCTTCTCGATCATCGCCACGGTCCAGGTGTTCAACGAGCCGACCACCCTCAAACCCCTCACCAACTCCGTGTCCACCACCTGGAGTCCGCTGATGAAGGTGTACCAGGACGCCTTCGGCAAGGGCGACATCCACGCGGCCGCCGCCCAGGCGACCCTCATCGCCCTGGCCACGCTGGTGCTGTCCTTCGGCTTCCTGCGGGCCGCCAACAGCCGCAACAAGCAGGAGGCAGCACGATGA
- a CDS encoding carbohydrate ABC transporter permease: protein MSTLAVRKAAPAAGTTPGTAQGPPRRRRIAFVPTVTLLLGAVYCLLPVAWVVVAATKSGRELFSTFTFLPGTGYAGNLADLNAYRDGVYWQWMGNSALYAGLGALLSTAVSALAGYALAVYRFRGREALFNVLLAGVLMPPVILAVPQYLLLAQADLTDSRLSVLLPQLLSPYGVYLARIYATAAVPADVVEAGRMDGAGEWRIFTRIALPMMLPGLVTVFLFQFVAVWNNFLLPYIMLSDDEKFPITLGLHTLLEQGANTPALYTLVITGAFLAVLPLVALFLVVQRFWSLDLLSGAVKS, encoded by the coding sequence ATGAGCACTCTCGCCGTCCGCAAGGCGGCGCCGGCGGCGGGCACGACCCCCGGCACCGCCCAGGGCCCGCCGCGCCGCCGCCGGATCGCGTTCGTCCCGACGGTGACGCTGCTGCTCGGCGCCGTCTACTGCCTGCTGCCGGTCGCCTGGGTGGTCGTGGCCGCCACCAAGTCCGGCCGGGAGCTCTTCTCCACCTTCACCTTCCTGCCGGGGACCGGGTACGCCGGCAACCTCGCCGATCTGAACGCCTACCGCGACGGCGTGTACTGGCAGTGGATGGGCAACTCCGCCCTCTACGCGGGCCTGGGCGCCCTGCTGTCCACGGCCGTGTCGGCGCTCGCCGGCTACGCCCTCGCCGTCTACCGCTTCCGCGGCCGGGAGGCGCTGTTCAACGTGCTGCTGGCGGGGGTGCTGATGCCGCCGGTGATCCTCGCCGTCCCGCAGTACCTGCTGCTGGCGCAGGCGGACCTGACGGATTCCCGCCTGTCCGTGCTCCTCCCGCAGCTACTCTCCCCGTACGGCGTGTACCTGGCGCGGATCTACGCCACGGCGGCCGTGCCCGCCGACGTGGTGGAGGCCGGGCGGATGGACGGCGCGGGCGAGTGGCGGATCTTCACCCGGATCGCCCTGCCGATGATGCTGCCGGGCCTGGTGACGGTGTTCCTCTTCCAGTTCGTGGCCGTGTGGAACAACTTCCTGCTGCCGTACATCATGCTCAGCGACGACGAGAAGTTCCCGATCACGCTGGGCCTGCACACGCTGCTCGAGCAGGGTGCCAACACCCCCGCCCTGTACACGCTGGTGATCACCGGCGCGTTCCTCGCGGTGCTGCCGCTGGTCGCGCTCTTCCTGGTCGTCCAGCGGTTCTGGAGCCTCGACCTGCTCTCCGGGGCCGTAAAGTCATGA
- the crcB gene encoding fluoride efflux transporter CrcB gives MTAPEPPDPGLRPAVPRRPARRARVAVVAVVALGGGAGAAARYAASLWWPGHTGGFPWTTFWVNVTGCAVIGVFMVVITELRAVHRLVRPFFGTGVLGGFTTFSTYAVDIRRLIGTGHARTGLAYLAATPLAALAAVWLAAWATRRVLIRRQP, from the coding sequence ATGACAGCCCCCGAACCACCGGACCCCGGCCTGCGGCCGGCGGTCCCGCGGCGGCCCGCCCGGCGCGCCCGGGTTGCGGTCGTCGCGGTCGTCGCCCTCGGCGGGGGCGCGGGCGCCGCGGCCCGGTACGCCGCGTCCCTGTGGTGGCCGGGGCACACCGGAGGCTTCCCCTGGACGACCTTCTGGGTCAACGTCACCGGCTGTGCCGTGATCGGCGTCTTCATGGTCGTCATCACCGAGCTGCGGGCCGTGCACCGCCTGGTGCGGCCCTTCTTCGGCACGGGTGTGCTCGGCGGCTTCACCACCTTCTCGACCTACGCCGTCGACATCCGGCGGCTGATCGGCACCGGCCACGCCCGCACGGGCCTGGCCTACCTCGCCGCGACCCCGCTCGCGGCGCTCGCGGCGGTGTGGCTCGCCGCCTGGGCCACCCGCCGCGTCCTGATACGGAGGCAGCCATGA
- a CDS encoding glycoside hydrolase family 53 protein produces the protein MFHPRRTLRALLPALAAGLALTALPAQSAHAASTLTNGGFEADGTGAATPGGWSEYGATAASYVESGGRGGGHRLSHWASSAYKVETYQYLSGLANGAYKLTAWVRSGGGQNAAYIALKNCGGAEQRTDLPVSAAGWIRIVVPVRVTNNQCTVSVTSDANAGNWINVDDLTLTQGTSGTAVKGADISSLAKSEARGGAYRTGSGTKGDALAILKSSGMNYARLKVWVNPADGYNDKAHVLAMAQRVKAQGMKLLVDFHYSDTWADPGAQSKPASWAGHTYTQLKTDVYRHTYDVLSALKAQGTTADMVQVGNEINGGMLWSEGSTENWPQLAGLLNSGYDAVKAVDPATSVALHLAKGGDLAGTRWWFDNAVANGVKFDAIGLSYYGYWHGTLYDFQTTLDDAATRYGKPVFVAETAYPFRLDSEDAHENIIDLAGELVPGYPATPAGQTQWMKDVASIVEAVPNGRGLGVFYWEATWTAVPGNGWDPADPSSGNGWENQALFGYDDRALPAMSWFGHR, from the coding sequence ATGTTCCATCCCAGACGCACCCTGCGGGCGCTGCTTCCGGCGCTCGCGGCCGGACTCGCCCTCACCGCCCTGCCCGCGCAGAGCGCCCACGCGGCGAGCACGCTCACCAACGGCGGCTTCGAAGCCGACGGCACGGGCGCGGCCACGCCCGGCGGCTGGTCGGAGTACGGCGCGACGGCCGCCTCGTACGTCGAGTCCGGCGGCCGCGGCGGCGGTCACCGGCTGAGCCACTGGGCCTCCTCCGCCTACAAGGTGGAGACCTACCAGTACCTGTCCGGCCTGGCCAACGGCGCCTACAAGCTGACCGCCTGGGTCCGCTCCGGAGGCGGCCAGAACGCGGCCTACATTGCCCTGAAGAACTGCGGCGGCGCCGAGCAGCGCACCGACCTGCCGGTCTCCGCCGCCGGATGGATCCGCATCGTCGTGCCGGTGCGGGTGACGAACAACCAGTGCACCGTCAGCGTCACCAGCGACGCGAACGCCGGAAACTGGATCAACGTGGACGACCTGACCCTCACCCAGGGCACCTCGGGCACGGCGGTCAAGGGCGCCGACATCTCCTCCCTCGCCAAGAGCGAGGCCAGGGGCGGGGCGTACCGGACCGGCTCCGGCACCAAGGGCGACGCCCTCGCCATCCTGAAGTCGTCCGGCATGAACTACGCGCGCCTGAAGGTCTGGGTGAACCCGGCCGACGGCTACAACGACAAGGCGCACGTGCTCGCCATGGCCCAGCGGGTCAAGGCACAGGGCATGAAGCTGCTGGTGGACTTCCACTACTCGGACACCTGGGCCGACCCGGGCGCCCAGTCCAAGCCCGCCTCCTGGGCCGGCCACACCTACACCCAGCTCAAGACGGACGTGTACCGCCACACCTACGACGTGCTCAGCGCGCTCAAGGCGCAGGGCACCACCGCCGACATGGTCCAGGTCGGCAACGAGATCAACGGCGGCATGCTGTGGAGCGAGGGATCCACGGAGAACTGGCCGCAACTGGCCGGGCTGCTGAACAGCGGGTACGACGCCGTCAAGGCGGTCGACCCGGCCACGTCCGTGGCGCTGCACCTCGCCAAGGGCGGCGACCTGGCCGGCACCCGCTGGTGGTTCGACAACGCGGTCGCGAACGGCGTGAAGTTCGACGCCATCGGCCTGTCCTACTACGGCTACTGGCACGGCACCCTGTACGACTTCCAGACCACCCTGGACGACGCCGCCACCCGCTACGGCAAGCCGGTCTTCGTCGCCGAGACGGCCTATCCCTTCCGGCTGGACAGCGAGGACGCGCACGAGAACATCATCGACCTCGCCGGTGAGCTCGTGCCCGGCTACCCGGCCACACCGGCCGGGCAGACGCAGTGGATGAAGGACGTCGCGAGCATCGTGGAAGCCGTCCCGAACGGCCGTGGCCTCGGCGTCTTCTACTGGGAGGCGACCTGGACGGCGGTCCCCGGCAACGGCTGGGACCCGGCCGATCCGTCCTCCGGAAACGGCTGGGAGAACCAGGCCCTGTTCGGCTACGACGACCGCGCGCTGCCGGCGATGAGCTGGTTCGGCCACCGCTGA
- a CDS encoding extracellular solute-binding protein, with product MPYTKRRRLVTSAVAVALGATALAACGSSDDSEARSGPVSLTYWTWTPGMDKVVDLWNKGPGKKEQITVTAKKQASGDTLVTKILTAHKAGKAPDLVQAEYQALPTLVSNDALADIKDEAGDVKGKFADGVWQQTTLGTDAVYAVPQDIGPLMFYYREDLFEKYGLEVPQTWDEFAETARKLKKAAPDKDLTTFSANDSGLFAGLAQQAGGRWWTTSGQKWKVGIDDAATKKVAAFWGRLVEEGAVDNQPMYTPAWNKALNTGKQIAWISAVWAPGTLSTAAPDTKGKWAMAPLPQWSADENRTGSWGGSSTAVTTDSEHKKAAAKFATWLNTDADALSALAKEGGIYPASTSAQLSGAFADPPEYFSNQPDFYDKAAQIAETTVPSAWGPNVNVAYTSFKDAFGAAAKNKSDFTAALDAMQDDTVADLKKQGFEVAP from the coding sequence ATGCCGTACACGAAGCGCCGCCGCCTCGTGACATCCGCCGTCGCCGTCGCGCTCGGCGCCACCGCCCTCGCCGCCTGCGGCTCCTCCGACGACAGCGAGGCCCGGTCGGGGCCGGTCTCGCTGACGTACTGGACCTGGACGCCCGGCATGGACAAGGTCGTCGACCTGTGGAACAAGGGGCCGGGCAAGAAGGAGCAGATCACCGTCACGGCGAAGAAGCAGGCGTCCGGCGACACACTGGTCACCAAGATCCTCACCGCGCACAAGGCGGGCAAGGCGCCCGATCTGGTCCAGGCCGAGTACCAGGCCCTGCCGACGCTCGTCAGCAACGACGCGCTCGCCGACATCAAGGACGAGGCCGGCGACGTGAAGGGCAAGTTCGCCGACGGCGTCTGGCAGCAGACCACGCTGGGCACCGACGCCGTGTACGCGGTGCCGCAGGACATCGGGCCGCTGATGTTCTACTACCGCGAGGACCTGTTCGAGAAGTACGGCCTGGAGGTCCCGCAGACGTGGGACGAGTTCGCCGAGACCGCGCGCAAGCTGAAGAAGGCGGCGCCGGACAAGGACCTCACCACCTTCTCCGCCAACGACTCCGGTCTCTTCGCGGGCCTGGCCCAGCAGGCCGGCGGCCGGTGGTGGACCACCTCGGGCCAGAAGTGGAAGGTCGGCATCGACGACGCCGCCACGAAGAAGGTCGCCGCGTTCTGGGGCAGGCTCGTCGAGGAGGGCGCCGTCGACAACCAGCCGATGTACACCCCGGCCTGGAACAAGGCGCTCAACACCGGCAAGCAGATCGCCTGGATCAGCGCCGTCTGGGCGCCGGGCACGCTGAGCACGGCCGCGCCCGACACCAAGGGCAAGTGGGCCATGGCCCCGCTCCCCCAGTGGTCCGCCGACGAGAACCGCACCGGAAGCTGGGGCGGCTCCTCCACCGCCGTCACCACGGACTCCGAGCACAAGAAGGCCGCCGCGAAGTTCGCCACCTGGCTGAACACCGACGCCGACGCCCTGAGCGCGCTGGCCAAGGAGGGCGGCATCTACCCGGCGTCCACCTCCGCCCAGCTCAGCGGCGCCTTCGCCGATCCGCCGGAGTACTTCTCCAACCAGCCGGACTTCTACGACAAGGCCGCCCAGATCGCGGAGACCACCGTGCCGTCCGCCTGGGGCCCGAACGTCAACGTCGCCTACACGTCCTTCAAGGACGCCTTCGGCGCCGCCGCCAAGAACAAGTCGGACTTCACCGCCGCCCTGGACGCCATGCAGGACGACACGGTCGCCGACCTGAAGAAGCAGGGCTTCGAGGTCGCTCCGTGA
- a CDS encoding DUF190 domain-containing protein produces MTRPTGSALRLTVFVGENDTWHHRPLYSEIVHRARAAGLAGASVFRGVEGFGASSLIHTTRLLSLSEDLPVAVVIIDTEERVRGFLPRLDELVTECLVVLDECEVIRYPGREAAPGDAPGTVPGKGGEEL; encoded by the coding sequence ATGACGAGGCCGACCGGAAGCGCCCTGCGCCTGACCGTCTTCGTCGGCGAGAACGACACCTGGCACCACCGGCCCCTGTACTCGGAGATCGTCCACCGGGCGCGCGCGGCGGGCCTCGCGGGCGCCAGCGTCTTCCGCGGCGTCGAGGGGTTCGGGGCCTCCTCCCTGATCCACACCACGCGGCTGCTGTCCCTGAGCGAGGACCTCCCCGTGGCCGTCGTGATCATCGACACGGAGGAGCGGGTCCGGGGCTTCCTGCCGCGGCTCGACGAACTCGTCACCGAGTGCCTCGTCGTCCTCGACGAGTGCGAGGTGATCAGGTACCCCGGCCGGGAGGCCGCCCCGGGCGACGCCCCCGGCACCGTGCCGGGGAAGGGCGGTGAGGAACTGTGA
- the crcB gene encoding fluoride efflux transporter CrcB gives MNWLLVVAGGMVGAPLRYLTDRAVQSRHDSVFPWGTFTVNVVGCLVLGLLTGAVAAGAAGSRLQLLLGTGLCGALTTYSTFSYETLRLAETGSGRYAVANVVAGVTAGLGAACAGVALAETFWW, from the coding sequence GTGAACTGGCTGCTGGTCGTCGCGGGGGGCATGGTCGGCGCCCCGCTGCGCTACCTCACCGACCGGGCGGTGCAGTCCCGCCACGACTCGGTCTTCCCCTGGGGCACCTTCACCGTCAACGTCGTCGGCTGTCTCGTCCTCGGCCTGCTGACCGGCGCGGTGGCGGCGGGGGCCGCCGGCTCCCGGCTCCAGCTCCTGCTGGGCACCGGCCTGTGCGGCGCGCTGACGACGTACTCGACCTTCTCCTACGAGACGCTGCGGCTGGCCGAGACGGGGTCCGGCCGCTACGCCGTCGCGAACGTCGTGGCCGGCGTGACCGCCGGCCTGGGCGCGGCGTGCGCGGGCGTGGCACTGGCCGAGACGTTCTGGTGGTGA
- a CDS encoding methyltransferase domain-containing protein: MTKRSENGPVARLDAADRLPGARELRALSYDLLGGAESVVDVGCGAGRAVAELAERGVAAVGVDRDEGMIALARSRWPHADFRTGDACRLPLPDRAAGGYRAERVFHELPDPAGALAEARRVLVPGGRAVLVGQDWDTLVVDSDDPALTRTLVHARADTVTAPRAARAHRALLLDAGFRDVTVDVRTLVLTGPQALPVLGSLARAASAAGAVGRERADGWLAEQRARAEADRLFAAVPMFVAAGTAPPA, translated from the coding sequence ATGACCAAGAGATCCGAGAACGGACCGGTCGCCCGGCTCGACGCCGCGGACCGTCTGCCGGGCGCCCGGGAGCTGCGCGCCCTCTCCTACGACCTGCTGGGCGGCGCCGAGTCCGTCGTGGACGTCGGCTGCGGCGCCGGGCGTGCCGTCGCCGAGCTGGCCGAGCGGGGCGTCGCGGCCGTGGGCGTCGACCGCGACGAAGGGATGATCGCCCTCGCCCGGTCGCGGTGGCCGCACGCCGACTTCCGCACGGGGGACGCCTGCCGGCTCCCGCTGCCGGACCGCGCGGCGGGCGGCTACCGCGCCGAGCGGGTCTTCCACGAGCTTCCCGACCCCGCCGGGGCCCTGGCGGAGGCCCGCCGGGTACTCGTCCCGGGCGGACGCGCCGTACTCGTCGGCCAGGACTGGGACACCCTGGTCGTCGACTCCGACGACCCCGCTCTCACCCGTACGCTCGTGCACGCCCGTGCCGACACGGTCACCGCGCCCCGCGCCGCCCGCGCCCACCGGGCCCTGCTCCTGGACGCCGGTTTCCGGGACGTGACGGTCGACGTCCGTACGCTGGTCCTCACCGGCCCGCAGGCGCTGCCGGTGCTCGGCTCGCTGGCCCGGGCCGCGTCGGCCGCCGGCGCCGTGGGCCGGGAGCGCGCCGACGGCTGGCTGGCCGAGCAGCGCGCCCGCGCCGAAGCGGACCGGCTCTTCGCCGCCGTCCCGATGTTCGTGGCGGCGGGCACCGCGCCGCCCGCCTGA